The following coding sequences lie in one Vicia villosa cultivar HV-30 ecotype Madison, WI unplaced genomic scaffold, Vvil1.0 ctg.000628F_1_1_3, whole genome shotgun sequence genomic window:
- the LOC131629994 gene encoding uncharacterized protein LOC131629994, whose translation HSEARSMYEKLQSHPNVQVSKKARHFMFSFQAMEMMKVRTGSSSYSKNTFYESYFDAFIEKKIDYTVKVKDEVVKESSTNQVILYFLFLTSPIFVVLLLAVQKRL comes from the exons GCACAGTGAAGCACGAAGTATGTATGAAAAGCTTCAATCTCACCCAAATGTTCAAGTAAGCAAGAAAGCAAGACATTTCATGTTCAGTTTTCAG GCTATGGAAATGATGAAGGTGAGGACAGGTTCTTCAAGTTATTCGAAGAACACATTCTATGAGAGTTATTTCGATGCCTTTATTGAAAAGAAAATAGACTACACCGTTAAAGTTAAAGATGAAGTGGTTAAAGAAAGTTCAACGAATCAGGTTATTctgtattttctttttctaacttCTCCTATTTTTGTTGTACTACTTCTTGCAGTACAGAAAAGattataa